Proteins from one uncultured Anaeromusa sp. genomic window:
- a CDS encoding LytTR family DNA-binding domain-containing protein gives MLSSIIVDDERPARDELRYLLSLVPGVAVKGEAQNAAEGIQLAAQEQPDVVFLDISMRDMDGLAAAALIRKVAPGTMIVFATAYDEYAIKAFELGAVDYLLKPFEEARIRQTVQRLQAYQKEEKHAAVNRVDEVLEEARIHIDKLPVEKNGSIHLLNYGEIVYAYAKAGNVTVVTAKDEAVYNGTLCELEARMNGTHMMRVHKSYVVNLDKIREVVPWFKGTYWLKMEHYPEVEIPVSKSQIKELKIILGLK, from the coding sequence ATGCTCAGCAGCATTATTGTGGATGACGAGAGACCGGCCAGAGACGAGCTGCGCTACCTATTGTCGCTGGTTCCAGGCGTAGCGGTGAAGGGCGAAGCGCAGAATGCCGCCGAAGGCATACAACTAGCGGCGCAGGAGCAGCCGGATGTGGTGTTTTTGGACATCAGCATGCGGGATATGGACGGTTTGGCGGCAGCGGCGCTGATTCGCAAAGTAGCGCCCGGGACGATGATTGTGTTTGCTACAGCCTATGATGAATACGCCATCAAAGCTTTTGAATTGGGAGCGGTAGACTATTTGCTCAAGCCCTTTGAGGAAGCGCGGATTCGTCAGACTGTCCAGCGTTTGCAGGCGTATCAAAAAGAAGAAAAACATGCGGCTGTGAACCGTGTTGATGAAGTACTGGAAGAGGCGAGAATTCACATTGATAAGCTGCCCGTAGAAAAGAACGGCAGCATTCATCTTTTGAATTATGGTGAAATTGTCTATGCTTATGCCAAGGCTGGCAATGTGACTGTTGTGACCGCAAAGGATGAAGCTGTCTACAATGGAACGTTGTGCGAACTCGAGGCGCGCATGAACGGGACGCATATGATGCGGGTGCATAAAAGCTATGTGGTTAACTTAGATAAGATTCGGGAAGTGGTGCCGTGGTTCAAAGGAACCTATTGGCTGAAAATGGAGCATTATCCGGAAGTGGAAATACCTGTAAGTAAAAGCCAAATTAAAGAACTAAAAATCATTTTGGGCTTAAAGTAA
- a CDS encoding thiamine phosphate synthase: MAELLCVTQRSLCPDDFLERVRRLAQAKPQAILLREKDLGEADYEVLAREVQELCAPWGVRLIVRRYADVARRLGVQQLHLSMEELRQAEPEALAGLQTGISVHSVPEALEAQQLGAAYLIAGHIYATDCKKDLAPRGLDFLREVCQSVSVPVFAIGGVTAERVPELLARGAAGCCVMSGAMQCSSPEEYIENIITKTIDKN, encoded by the coding sequence ATGGCGGAATTGCTTTGCGTGACTCAGCGTAGTTTATGCCCGGACGATTTTTTAGAGCGCGTCCGCCGTTTGGCGCAGGCGAAGCCGCAAGCGATTTTGTTGCGGGAGAAGGATTTGGGCGAAGCAGATTATGAAGTGTTGGCGAGGGAAGTGCAGGAACTCTGCGCTCCTTGGGGTGTACGCCTTATAGTGCGTCGTTACGCCGATGTGGCGCGGCGATTAGGAGTACAGCAGTTACACTTGTCCATGGAAGAGCTGCGCCAGGCGGAGCCTGAGGCGCTGGCTGGTTTGCAAACGGGAATTTCGGTTCATTCTGTGCCAGAGGCATTGGAAGCGCAGCAACTGGGGGCGGCTTATCTTATTGCGGGACATATCTACGCGACCGATTGTAAAAAAGATTTGGCGCCGCGCGGCCTGGACTTTCTGCGCGAAGTGTGTCAATCGGTCAGCGTACCTGTATTTGCCATTGGCGGCGTGACGGCGGAGCGGGTGCCGGAACTGCTGGCTCGCGGCGCAGCGGGCTGCTGTGTCATGTCGGGAGCGATGCAATGCTCCTCGCCGGAAGAATATATCGAGAACATAATTACAAAAACTATTGATAAAAATTAA
- the nifJ gene encoding pyruvate:ferredoxin (flavodoxin) oxidoreductase, producing MSRKMKTMDGNTAAAHISYAFTDVAAIFPITPSSNMAESVDEWAAQGRKNLFGQTVQVVEMQSEGGAAGAVHGSLHSGALTTTYTASQGLLLMIPNMYKIAGELLPGVFHVSARVVGANAISIFGDHSDVMATRQTGFAMLAESSVQQVMDLSAVAHLAAIKGRVPFLNFFDGFRTSHEVQKVEMLEYEELGKLLDMEAVNSFRRGALNPDHPVLRGTVQNPDIHFQQREVSNSYWEKLPEIVEEYMAEISKLTGREYHLFNYYGAPDAERLIIAMGSMCQTVEEVVDHLNAKGEKVGLLNVHLYRPFSLKHFFQHIPKSVKKIAVLDRTKELGALAEPLYLDVKSAFYGTDWQPLIVGGRCGVGGKDVMPKHIMGIFDNLKAAQPKDHFTVGILDDVSHLSLTEGEDIDTTVAGTKACKFWGLGADGTVGANKSAIKIIGDKTDLYAQAYFAYDSKKSGGITVSHLRFGSQPIKSPYLIDKADFVSCSQQSYVDKYDLLTGLKPGGAFLLNTNWSAAELETHLPAAMKRYLAEKNIRFYTINAVGIAQELGLGGRFNMIMQSAFFQLAQIIPIEKAVQYLKDSVVATYGKKGNKVVGMNHAAIDKGIAGLVQVNVPASWKNAVAAEQSVQTNGVPAFIRDVLVPMNRQEGDSLPVSAFLPQADGTYPLGTSAYEKRGIAINVPEWQPENCIQCNQCSFVCPHASIRPILVNDAEKAAAPEGFAVKDAVGAKDLYFRLAISTQDCTGCGNCAEICPAKVKALQMKPLASQDAQVTLWDYAVSLTPKKNPANPFTVKGSQFEQPLLEFSGACAGCLETGYAKLVTQLYGDRLMIANATGCSSVWAGSTPSVPYTTNHRGHGPAWGNSLFEDNAEYGLGMALGVKQLRQQLAQKVAEAAKLDLGEEWKNACADWLEHQEAGEGSRERADRLGAMLEGVKNQNELLGYLHENKDFLVKRSQWIFGGDGWAYDIGFGGLDHVLASGENINVLVFDTEVYSNTGGQSSKATPAAAIAKFAASGKKTKKKDLGLIAMSYGYVYVAQIAMGADKNQTLKAIAEAEAYPGPSLVIAYSPCINHGLKAGMGCSQLEIKKAVECGYWSMYRYNPALKESGKNPFVLDSKEPTADFREFLMGEVRYSSLLKQFPEQGEALLTKTEQDAKDRLAVYKRLASQSE from the coding sequence ATGAGTAGAAAAATGAAAACCATGGACGGCAACACGGCGGCGGCGCATATTTCGTATGCATTCACCGACGTAGCGGCCATTTTCCCCATCACGCCTTCGTCCAATATGGCGGAGAGCGTGGACGAGTGGGCGGCGCAAGGGCGTAAGAACCTCTTTGGACAGACGGTGCAGGTAGTAGAAATGCAGTCCGAAGGCGGCGCGGCCGGTGCAGTGCATGGCTCGTTGCATTCGGGAGCGTTGACGACGACCTATACGGCGTCGCAAGGCTTGTTGCTGATGATTCCGAATATGTATAAAATCGCCGGCGAATTACTGCCTGGCGTATTCCATGTCAGCGCCCGGGTGGTTGGCGCCAATGCGATCAGCATTTTCGGCGATCACTCCGATGTGATGGCTACGCGCCAGACTGGGTTTGCTATGTTGGCGGAAAGCAGCGTTCAACAGGTTATGGATTTGTCCGCTGTCGCTCATTTGGCAGCCATCAAAGGACGCGTGCCGTTCCTGAACTTCTTTGACGGGTTCCGTACGTCCCATGAAGTGCAGAAGGTCGAAATGCTGGAGTACGAAGAACTAGGCAAGCTCCTGGACATGGAGGCGGTCAACTCCTTCCGGCGTGGGGCGCTCAACCCGGATCATCCTGTCTTGCGCGGCACCGTGCAAAATCCGGATATTCATTTTCAGCAGCGGGAAGTATCCAATAGTTATTGGGAGAAGCTGCCGGAGATTGTTGAAGAATACATGGCGGAAATCAGCAAGCTTACCGGGCGGGAGTACCACTTGTTCAATTACTACGGAGCGCCTGATGCGGAGCGTTTGATCATTGCCATGGGCTCTATGTGCCAAACCGTAGAAGAAGTGGTGGATCATCTGAACGCCAAAGGTGAAAAAGTGGGCCTGTTGAATGTTCACCTCTATCGCCCGTTTTCGCTGAAGCATTTCTTCCAGCACATTCCAAAGAGCGTCAAAAAGATTGCTGTGCTGGATCGCACTAAGGAATTGGGCGCATTGGCGGAACCACTGTATTTGGATGTGAAAAGCGCGTTCTACGGCACGGACTGGCAGCCGCTTATCGTTGGCGGTCGCTGCGGCGTAGGCGGCAAGGATGTTATGCCCAAACATATTATGGGGATTTTTGACAACCTTAAAGCGGCGCAGCCTAAGGATCACTTTACGGTTGGCATTCTGGACGATGTTAGCCATCTATCCCTGACAGAAGGCGAGGACATCGATACCACTGTGGCGGGAACCAAGGCTTGTAAATTCTGGGGCTTAGGCGCAGACGGCACGGTAGGGGCTAATAAATCCGCCATCAAGATTATTGGCGACAAAACGGATCTGTATGCGCAGGCGTACTTTGCGTATGATTCCAAAAAATCGGGCGGCATTACGGTGTCCCATCTGCGTTTCGGCAGTCAGCCGATTAAATCTCCCTACTTGATTGATAAAGCCGATTTTGTTTCCTGTTCTCAGCAATCCTATGTTGATAAATATGATTTGCTGACAGGCTTGAAACCGGGAGGCGCTTTTCTTTTAAACACCAATTGGTCTGCAGCGGAACTGGAAACCCATCTGCCGGCGGCGATGAAACGCTATCTGGCGGAAAAAAATATTCGTTTCTATACGATTAATGCCGTAGGCATTGCCCAAGAGCTGGGTCTTGGAGGCCGTTTTAACATGATTATGCAGTCTGCTTTCTTCCAGCTGGCGCAGATTATTCCCATTGAAAAAGCGGTGCAGTATTTAAAAGATTCCGTAGTCGCCACGTATGGGAAAAAGGGCAATAAAGTGGTGGGAATGAACCACGCCGCTATCGACAAGGGTATCGCAGGTTTGGTGCAGGTGAATGTGCCGGCAAGCTGGAAAAATGCTGTTGCAGCCGAGCAGAGTGTGCAGACGAATGGCGTGCCGGCGTTTATTCGTGATGTGCTGGTGCCGATGAACCGTCAGGAGGGAGACAGCTTGCCTGTGAGCGCGTTCCTGCCTCAGGCGGACGGCACGTATCCGCTGGGAACCTCGGCTTATGAAAAGCGCGGCATCGCCATCAATGTACCGGAATGGCAGCCGGAAAATTGCATTCAATGCAATCAGTGCTCTTTTGTTTGTCCTCATGCCAGTATCCGGCCCATTCTGGTGAACGATGCGGAAAAAGCGGCTGCGCCGGAAGGTTTTGCCGTTAAAGACGCTGTTGGGGCGAAGGATTTGTATTTCCGCTTGGCTATCTCGACGCAAGATTGCACCGGCTGCGGCAACTGCGCGGAAATTTGTCCGGCAAAAGTCAAAGCGTTGCAGATGAAGCCCCTGGCTTCGCAAGATGCGCAGGTTACACTTTGGGATTATGCGGTGTCGCTGACGCCGAAGAAGAATCCGGCCAATCCCTTTACGGTCAAAGGCAGTCAGTTTGAACAGCCTCTCTTGGAATTCTCCGGCGCGTGCGCTGGCTGTCTGGAAACAGGCTATGCCAAACTAGTGACGCAGCTCTATGGCGATCGGCTCATGATCGCCAATGCCACTGGTTGTTCTTCCGTCTGGGCGGGCAGTACGCCTTCCGTTCCGTACACGACCAACCATCGCGGCCACGGTCCGGCCTGGGGCAACTCTCTCTTTGAAGACAACGCCGAGTACGGTTTGGGTATGGCGTTGGGCGTGAAACAACTGCGGCAGCAGTTGGCGCAAAAGGTGGCGGAAGCCGCCAAACTAGACTTGGGAGAAGAGTGGAAAAATGCCTGTGCGGACTGGCTGGAACATCAAGAAGCAGGCGAAGGGAGCCGGGAGCGTGCGGATCGACTCGGCGCCATGCTGGAAGGCGTCAAGAACCAAAATGAACTATTGGGCTATTTGCATGAAAACAAGGATTTTCTAGTTAAGCGTTCTCAGTGGATCTTCGGTGGCGACGGCTGGGCCTATGATATTGGCTTTGGCGGCCTAGATCATGTACTGGCTTCCGGCGAAAACATTAATGTGCTTGTATTTGATACCGAGGTTTACTCCAATACGGGCGGCCAGTCGTCCAAGGCGACACCGGCGGCGGCTATTGCCAAATTTGCCGCCAGCGGCAAGAAGACCAAGAAAAAAGATTTGGGCCTCATCGCTATGAGCTATGGCTATGTGTATGTGGCGCAAATTGCCATGGGAGCGGATAAAAACCAAACCCTCAAAGCCATTGCCGAGGCGGAGGCGTATCCGGGGCCGTCCCTGGTTATTGCCTATTCGCCGTGCATCAACCATGGTCTTAAAGCCGGTATGGGCTGCAGTCAGCTTGAAATCAAGAAAGCAGTGGAGTGCGGTTACTGGTCTATGTATCGTTACAATCCTGCACTAAAGGAAAGCGGCAAGAATCCCTTTGTACTGGACTCCAAGGAACCAACGGCGGACTTCCGCGAATTCCTGATGGGCGAAGTGCGTTACTCTTCTCTTTTAAAACAGTTCCCTGAACAAGGAGAAGCCTTGTTGACCAAGACGGAACAAGACGCCAAGGACCGTTTGGCCGTCTACAAACGTTTGGCGAGCCAAAGCGAATAA
- a CDS encoding carbon starvation protein A, translating to MNGLYLVLISALVLSLCYRYYGAFIAAKVLALDPKRPTPAVVHEDGHDYVPTNKWVLFGHHFAAIAGAGPLVGPVLAAQFGYLPSMLWILIGACLGGAVHDMIILFASIRHDGKSIAEIAKEEIGQSAGLAAAIAVIFILVITMAGMGIAVANALFNSPWGAFTVGATIPIALFIGVYMRYLRPGHIGEASFVGVVMVIAAVVGGAWIQHSSWAPFFTLSRVQLDIILPLYGFVAAALPVWLLLAPRDYLSTYMKIGTIGALALGIIIVQPQIHMPAVTSFIGGGGPVVPGPVWPFVCITVACGAISGFHSVIATGTTPKMLTNESEILPIGFGAMLAESFISVMALIAATSLIPADYFAINSVPETFAKLGMNVQELPMLSQMVGENVAGRPGGAVSLAVGMAHIFSQIPGLGEFMSFLYHFAIMFEALFILTIIDAGTRVGRYLLQEVGGLIYKPLGDANWTPGVVFTSALISFAWGYLIFGGSIASIWPLFGLSNQLLASMALAIGTTMLLRMGKVKYIWVTLAPLCFMLVTAVTAGFYNIFEFYLPKGQMLLAGASVIMMVLIVFVIVDSVKVWRSILKDAQKNLKQAM from the coding sequence ATGAATGGTTTGTATCTCGTTCTGATTTCAGCGCTGGTTTTAAGCCTGTGCTATCGCTACTATGGCGCCTTCATCGCCGCAAAGGTGTTGGCTTTGGATCCCAAACGTCCGACGCCGGCTGTTGTGCATGAAGACGGTCATGACTATGTACCTACGAATAAATGGGTACTTTTCGGACATCATTTTGCCGCTATCGCTGGCGCAGGTCCCTTGGTTGGTCCGGTTCTGGCGGCGCAGTTCGGCTATTTGCCGAGCATGTTGTGGATTTTGATTGGCGCCTGTTTGGGCGGCGCGGTTCATGACATGATCATCTTGTTTGCCTCGATTCGTCATGACGGCAAATCCATTGCGGAAATCGCCAAAGAAGAAATCGGTCAATCCGCAGGTTTGGCAGCCGCTATCGCCGTTATCTTCATTTTGGTCATTACCATGGCCGGCATGGGGATTGCCGTGGCTAACGCCCTCTTCAACAGCCCCTGGGGCGCCTTTACCGTAGGCGCTACCATTCCCATCGCTCTTTTCATCGGCGTTTACATGCGCTATTTGCGGCCCGGCCATATCGGCGAAGCATCCTTCGTCGGCGTGGTCATGGTGATTGCCGCGGTTGTGGGCGGCGCTTGGATTCAACACTCTTCCTGGGCACCGTTCTTTACGCTGAGCCGTGTGCAGCTTGACATTATTTTGCCGCTGTACGGTTTTGTCGCCGCTGCGTTGCCTGTGTGGCTGCTGCTGGCGCCTCGCGACTACTTGAGCACCTACATGAAAATCGGCACTATCGGCGCGCTGGCGCTGGGGATCATCATCGTGCAGCCGCAGATTCATATGCCTGCGGTGACTTCGTTCATTGGCGGCGGCGGTCCGGTTGTGCCTGGTCCGGTTTGGCCGTTTGTCTGCATTACCGTGGCTTGCGGCGCTATTTCCGGCTTCCATTCGGTTATTGCGACCGGTACGACGCCTAAAATGCTGACCAATGAAAGTGAAATATTGCCGATCGGTTTTGGCGCTATGCTGGCGGAATCCTTCATCAGCGTCATGGCATTGATTGCTGCGACAAGCTTGATTCCTGCGGACTATTTCGCTATCAACAGCGTACCGGAAACTTTCGCTAAATTGGGTATGAACGTACAAGAACTGCCTATGCTTTCGCAAATGGTAGGAGAAAATGTGGCAGGCCGTCCCGGCGGCGCGGTTTCGCTGGCTGTGGGCATGGCTCATATTTTCTCGCAGATTCCCGGCTTGGGCGAATTTATGTCATTCCTTTATCACTTTGCCATTATGTTTGAAGCCCTCTTTATTTTGACGATCATTGACGCCGGCACCCGTGTTGGCCGGTATTTGCTGCAGGAAGTGGGCGGTTTGATTTACAAGCCTCTGGGAGACGCGAACTGGACTCCTGGCGTTGTTTTTACAAGCGCGCTGATTTCCTTTGCGTGGGGGTACTTAATTTTTGGAGGCTCTATTGCTTCCATCTGGCCGCTCTTTGGTCTGTCCAATCAGCTCTTGGCCAGTATGGCCTTGGCTATCGGCACAACCATGCTGTTGCGCATGGGCAAAGTCAAGTATATCTGGGTAACCTTGGCGCCGTTGTGCTTTATGCTGGTGACGGCGGTAACCGCCGGCTTCTATAACATCTTCGAGTTCTATCTGCCTAAGGGGCAGATGCTGTTGGCTGGGGCCAGCGTAATCATGATGGTCCTCATTGTTTTCGTCATTGTGGACTCCGTTAAAGTATGGCGGTCCATTTTGAAAGACGCCCAAAAGAACTTGAAACAAGCGATGTAA
- a CDS encoding CC/Se motif family (seleno)protein yields the protein MLTFTETARALAREKKKPVYLEMAPIINECCFAMRESPSVRFGEPKDKSLYQLASIEGLSVYVPKELPNIPLKINVRNILGWKTLFVEGWRLA from the coding sequence ATGCTGACCTTTACAGAAACAGCCCGCGCTTTGGCGAGGGAAAAGAAAAAACCGGTATATTTGGAAATGGCGCCGATTATTAATGAATGCTGCTTTGCCATGAGGGAAAGTCCTTCCGTACGGTTTGGCGAGCCTAAGGACAAGAGCCTATATCAACTTGCTTCTATTGAAGGCTTGTCAGTATACGTGCCCAAAGAGCTGCCGAATATTCCGCTGAAGATCAATGTGCGCAACATTTTAGGTTGGAAAACATTGTTCGTAGAAGGCTGGAGGCTGGCCTAA
- a CDS encoding sigma 54-interacting transcriptional regulator yields the protein MSLLASHTEEMFYTILDNLREAVNVVDTKGYITYVNPSSANYASARVEDMIGKHITEYYPHAALLDVIRDKKPLLDQKMAQGNGRTFIVNAVPLYRQGEFYGGVSTFRDITELDELARTLEYLENELTLSQGSGIFESFIGADGSLRNAIFKAQRSIASVGGPRHSVILGETGTGKTMLAQGMYHFARKIGILKEGAPFVEVNCAQFTNADIAAMEIFGTDKGAFTGAFDKPGLVEVANGGVLFLDEAHALVQHQTMLLKLIESGLVRRMGGRTEHEVDVIIIAASSQNLKEVFLPELYQRLAQYQIELPPLRERSLQEKQQFLEQFVELYCQKAQARYNVRLKVHFTSRAAELLLAAVFDRNVRQFRDVVNASIDAVAPLVNHLSQGHELIKLVVDEEDIPKAMLEVKSVSREAAEPTAKQESLEELLLSLSALGLGVRKISAELKRRGISLEYYQVAYKLKKLKKDRV from the coding sequence ATGAGTTTATTGGCCTCACATACGGAGGAAATGTTTTATACCATTTTGGATAATCTGCGGGAAGCCGTCAATGTAGTAGACACCAAAGGGTATATTACCTACGTGAATCCCAGTTCCGCCAACTATGCTTCCGCGCGTGTCGAGGATATGATTGGCAAGCACATTACCGAATACTACCCGCATGCAGCGCTTTTGGATGTAATTCGTGACAAAAAACCGCTGTTGGATCAAAAAATGGCGCAGGGCAATGGCAGGACCTTTATTGTGAATGCAGTGCCCTTGTACCGGCAAGGTGAATTTTACGGAGGCGTTTCCACGTTTCGGGACATTACCGAACTGGATGAACTGGCCCGGACGCTGGAGTATCTGGAAAATGAGCTGACTTTGAGCCAGGGCAGCGGTATTTTTGAGAGCTTCATCGGCGCTGATGGATCTCTGCGCAATGCTATTTTTAAAGCGCAGCGCAGTATTGCCTCGGTCGGGGGGCCGCGGCATTCGGTGATTCTGGGAGAGACCGGTACAGGTAAGACGATGCTGGCTCAGGGTATGTATCATTTTGCCCGCAAAATCGGTATTTTAAAAGAGGGCGCGCCCTTTGTCGAAGTGAACTGCGCGCAGTTTACCAATGCGGACATTGCGGCTATGGAAATCTTCGGCACCGATAAAGGAGCCTTTACAGGGGCCTTTGACAAGCCTGGACTTGTGGAAGTGGCCAATGGGGGCGTGCTCTTTTTGGACGAGGCCCATGCCTTGGTGCAGCACCAGACTATGCTGCTGAAGCTTATCGAATCCGGCTTGGTGCGGCGCATGGGAGGACGGACCGAGCATGAAGTGGATGTCATTATTATTGCGGCATCCAGCCAAAACTTGAAAGAAGTGTTTTTGCCGGAACTCTACCAGCGTTTGGCGCAGTACCAGATTGAGCTGCCGCCGCTGCGGGAGCGCAGTTTGCAGGAAAAACAGCAATTTTTGGAACAATTCGTAGAGCTGTACTGCCAAAAGGCGCAGGCTCGCTATAATGTGAGGCTGAAGGTTCATTTTACAAGCCGCGCGGCGGAGCTGCTTTTAGCGGCGGTGTTCGACCGCAATGTCCGGCAGTTTCGGGATGTGGTCAATGCCAGTATTGACGCGGTGGCGCCTTTAGTTAATCACCTTTCGCAAGGACATGAGCTGATTAAGCTGGTGGTGGATGAAGAAGACATCCCCAAGGCCATGCTGGAAGTGAAAAGCGTAAGTAGAGAAGCAGCGGAACCGACTGCAAAGCAGGAGAGCTTGGAAGAACTTCTTCTCAGTTTATCGGCGCTGGGGCTGGGGGTGCGGAAGATCTCCGCAGAGCTGAAGCGAAGAGGGATTTCCCTGGAATACTATCAAGTGGCGTATAAGCTGAAAAAGCTGAAAAAAGATAGAGTATAG
- a CDS encoding LytS/YhcK type 5TM receptor domain-containing protein, producing MEDSLLLKMVERMSIAATLAFLLSQTSLLQRLNYRSVTIFDKAKLAVIFGLIGIVGTYAGIPVDDALANSRVIGVMAAGLIGGPAMGAAAGMIAGGHRYFLFGGFSAFSCALANLVEGLFAGMVRKWYPHAALPWWVVLLSGVVGEVLQMAIILLTARPFDMALTLVEHIALPMIVANSIGLTIFMAIIRMTMDVQQQAGAAQSQKALAIAAETLAYFRKGLDEASAQAAADIIYATGSYHAVAVTNATEVLAFVGDGAEHHRARRHELTKATVRVLQSGEIFVARTREEIGCPCGICRLESAIVAPLKRGEQVIGSFKLYYTNSKLLNQSDVVFAKGLAQLFSIQLELAEIDRQAKLVARAELKALQAQINPHFLFNTLNTITSLIRTKPDQARELLQKLGSIFRFALQKAGHAITLEEELAQVRAYLAIEKARYEEKLCIEENIDERLGACLIPSLIIQPIVENAVIHGLKPKVDGGTIWLDVQQRSSDVVVVIRDDGVGMDLQACHPLEQNSAAHIGMQNVHERLQGQYGGSYGLTVQSAPGEGTVVTLVLPCKTRSEEEHAQQHYCG from the coding sequence GTGGAAGATTCCTTGCTTTTAAAAATGGTAGAACGCATGAGCATTGCGGCGACGCTGGCGTTTTTGCTTTCCCAGACGTCGCTGCTGCAGCGCTTGAATTATCGGTCAGTGACGATTTTCGATAAAGCGAAACTGGCGGTGATTTTTGGCCTGATCGGTATTGTCGGCACCTATGCTGGCATTCCCGTCGATGATGCGTTAGCAAACTCGCGAGTGATAGGCGTCATGGCGGCGGGTCTTATCGGGGGGCCTGCCATGGGAGCTGCCGCTGGGATGATTGCCGGCGGGCACCGGTATTTTTTATTTGGCGGTTTTTCCGCTTTTTCCTGTGCCCTGGCTAATTTGGTAGAAGGGCTGTTTGCCGGGATGGTGCGCAAATGGTATCCTCATGCGGCGCTGCCCTGGTGGGTGGTGCTGTTGAGCGGTGTTGTAGGGGAAGTGTTGCAAATGGCTATTATTTTGCTGACTGCCCGGCCGTTTGACATGGCGTTGACGTTGGTGGAGCATATTGCGTTGCCCATGATTGTGGCTAACTCTATTGGTTTGACTATTTTTATGGCGATTATTCGCATGACTATGGATGTACAGCAGCAAGCCGGTGCGGCGCAGTCGCAAAAAGCGCTGGCCATTGCCGCAGAGACGTTGGCTTATTTTCGCAAGGGTTTGGATGAAGCTTCTGCACAAGCGGCAGCTGATATTATCTATGCCACCGGCAGTTATCATGCGGTGGCGGTAACCAATGCTACGGAAGTGCTGGCCTTTGTGGGAGACGGAGCGGAACATCATCGGGCTCGGCGGCATGAGTTGACAAAGGCGACCGTCCGGGTGTTGCAGAGCGGTGAAATCTTTGTAGCCAGGACAAGGGAGGAAATCGGCTGTCCTTGTGGTATTTGCCGCCTTGAAAGCGCCATTGTAGCGCCGCTGAAGCGGGGCGAGCAGGTGATTGGCAGCTTTAAGCTTTACTATACAAACTCTAAGCTTTTAAATCAGTCGGATGTGGTCTTTGCCAAAGGGCTGGCGCAGCTTTTTTCCATCCAACTGGAATTGGCTGAAATTGACCGCCAGGCCAAGCTGGTAGCCAGGGCGGAGTTGAAGGCGCTGCAGGCGCAAATTAATCCTCATTTTTTGTTTAATACGCTCAATACGATTACTTCGTTGATTCGCACCAAGCCAGACCAGGCGCGGGAGTTGCTGCAGAAGCTGGGCTCTATTTTTCGCTTTGCCCTGCAAAAAGCAGGGCATGCCATTACGCTGGAAGAAGAGCTGGCGCAGGTGCGAGCGTATTTGGCGATTGAAAAGGCCCGTTATGAAGAAAAATTGTGTATTGAAGAGAATATTGACGAACGTTTGGGGGCCTGTCTCATTCCTTCCCTGATTATCCAGCCCATTGTCGAAAATGCTGTGATTCACGGCTTAAAGCCCAAAGTAGACGGAGGAACCATTTGGCTGGATGTGCAGCAGCGAAGCTCAGATGTGGTTGTTGTGATTCGCGATGACGGCGTGGGGATGGATTTACAGGCCTGTCATCCCTTGGAGCAAAATTCGGCAGCTCATATTGGGATGCAGAACGTGCATGAGCGTTTGCAGGGACAATATGGCGGTTCCTACGGGCTGACCGTACAAAGCGCCCCGGGAGAGGGAACGGTGGTTACCTTGGTGCTGCCGTGCAAGACAAGGAGTGAAGAAGAGCATGCTCAGCAGCATTATTGTGGATGA